One Desulfobacterales bacterium genomic window carries:
- a CDS encoding iron ABC transporter permease: MRATRGSGHFYTLIILLAAAAGLSVIVSTGMGYIRISPSEVLRILLAQLTGDGSYLAGLDTVWPVVVMDVRLPRIMTALIVGAGLAVSGTVFQGILLNPLADPYTLGISSGAAFGAALALLANITALGSYSVPLFAFAGAVFTLFVVLHLSSFDGQMSASTLILSGVIVGAILAAGLSFMKYMADEQVGVIIFWLMGSFASKTWPEVGLVFWCVLAGTGLTFFYARDLNIMSLGQRSSDSLGVDTARVRKTLLITASLLAAACVSVSGIIGFVGLIVPHLMRFLVGPDNRKLLPAAMLAGGVLLLAADTLTRAVLPAEVPIGVLTALIGGPFFCYIFRKQQMGLGNG; the protein is encoded by the coding sequence ATGCGGGCAACCCGGGGATCGGGACATTTTTATACGTTAATCATTCTGCTGGCAGCAGCGGCCGGGTTGAGTGTTATTGTCTCCACCGGCATGGGCTATATCCGGATTTCGCCGTCAGAGGTGTTGCGTATCCTCCTGGCCCAACTGACCGGTGACGGCTCATACCTGGCCGGCCTGGATACGGTCTGGCCGGTGGTGGTCATGGATGTGCGGCTGCCGAGGATCATGACCGCGCTGATCGTCGGCGCCGGCCTGGCAGTGTCCGGCACCGTCTTTCAAGGCATCCTGTTGAACCCCCTTGCCGACCCCTATACACTGGGCATCTCCTCCGGCGCCGCCTTTGGCGCCGCCCTGGCGCTGTTGGCGAACATCACCGCGCTGGGGTCCTATTCAGTGCCCCTTTTCGCCTTTGCCGGGGCGGTCTTCACCCTTTTCGTGGTGCTGCATCTCTCCTCGTTCGATGGTCAGATGTCGGCCAGCACCCTGATCCTTTCCGGGGTGATCGTCGGTGCGATTCTCGCCGCTGGCCTGAGTTTCATGAAATACATGGCTGACGAGCAGGTCGGGGTGATCATTTTCTGGCTGATGGGCAGCTTTGCCTCCAAGACCTGGCCCGAGGTGGGGCTGGTCTTCTGGTGTGTGCTGGCCGGCACGGGGCTGACCTTTTTTTATGCCCGGGATCTCAACATCATGTCACTGGGGCAACGCAGTTCCGACTCCCTGGGCGTGGACACGGCAAGGGTAAGGAAAACCCTGTTAATCACCGCCTCTCTGCTGGCCGCGGCCTGTGTTTCAGTCTCCGGAATTATCGGTTTTGTCGGCCTCATTGTCCCGCACCTGATGCGCTTCCTGGTGGGGCCGGACAACCGCAAGCTGCTGCCGGCCGCAATGCTGGCCGGCGGGGTGCTGCTGCTGGCCGCCGACACCCTCACCCGGGCGGTGCTGCCGGCCGAGGTGCCCATCGGCGTATTGACCGCTCTCATCGGCGGCCCGTTTTTCTGTTATATCTTTCGGAAACAACAGATGGGACTCGGCAATGGCTGA